Proteins found in one Cardiocondyla obscurior isolate alpha-2009 linkage group LG03, Cobs3.1, whole genome shotgun sequence genomic segment:
- the LOC139101256 gene encoding uncharacterized protein, which yields MAQQQQTTVPSELLQAMSSMMANALQASIANMSNDAEGTNGGTPAVRRLPPFSMTEFRSAKDTSAEDYFKRFSWSLELSKISEDQFANYARVHMGAELNNALKFLVSPRLPEDVSFEELCTVLIAHFDQAKNKYAESIKFRLLSQRDEETTASFALRLRQGAAHCEYGDFLNRMLREQLLHGLKLQEMCDEIVAKKPATFMEAFEIANTLEATHLTTNVVKTSDQPAMETTHKLGYGTPRTKFDTNSRHPFQSRGSNNRDDGALPKQRAKDSPSAGACNGCGGQHLKSRYRFCDVICNTCGKKGHLARVCRSKETLPDARLVAY from the coding sequence ATGGCTCAACAACAACAGACAACTGTTCCTTCAGAACTCTTGCAGGCAATGTCTTCAATGATGGCAAATGCCTTGCAGGCTTCAATCGCTAATATGAGCAATGATGCTGAAGGCACCAACGGAGGAACGCCAGCAGTGCGTCGTCTACCCCCTTTTTCCATGACTGAATTCCGATCAGCGAAAGACACATCGGCCGAAGActattttaaacgtttctcCTGGAGCCtagaattaagtaaaatttcgGAGGACCAATTCGCCAACTACGCACGAGTTCACATGGGAGCGGAACTCAATAACGCACTCAAATTTCTCGTAAGTCCTCGATTACCGGAAGACGTCTCTTTTGAGGAATTGTGCACAGTATTGATTGCACATTTCGACCAAGCTAAAAATAAGTACGCGGAGAGTATCAAATTCCGCCTTTTGTCTCAACGAGACGAGGAAACTACTGCATCTTTCGCTCTTCGCCTCCGTCAAGGAGCGGCACATTGTGAATACGGGGATTTTCTCAATCGAATGCTGAGAGAACAGCTTCTGCATGGTCTGAAATTGCAAGAAATGTGTGATGAAATCGTAGCAAAAAAGCCTGCGACATTCATGGAAGCTTTTGAGATCGCCAATACGCTTGAGGCCACCCACCTCACTACTAACGTGGTGAAAACATCAGATCAACCGGCCATGGAAACAACTCATAAGCTCGGATACGGAACACCAAGGACAAAGTTCGATACCAACTCACGTCATCCATTCCAATCAAGAGGATCTAATAACCGAGATGACGGGGCACTACCAAAACAAAGAGCCAAGGATTCCCCCTCAGCGGGAGCATGCAACGGTTGCGGTGGTCAACATCTCAAAAGCCGATATCGTTTTTGTGACGTTATCTGTAATACATGCGGTAAAAAAGGACACTTAGCTAGGGTTTGTAGATCTAAGGAAACTCTACCAGACGCGCGTCTAGTGGCGTATTAG